CCGGTGGCAGCGGCTGCCATCAGATCGCCTCGTGCTCATGGCCCCCGACTGTTTTTGCGCGCAATCAGTGCAGATTCTGCACGCACGCTTGGCAAACTGGGTTCTTCGGATAAATTAAATCTGCATAAATTGTCTTGTGATGTAACGAGTTGTCTCATCTTCGGTTCTTCGCAATGGCCGGCGGCATGAAAATTGCAAACCTGCCGCGGCATCGTTATCGGCGAGGGGAAGATGCTGCGCTCGTAGGATTACCGAACAGGCGGTCGGTACATGGCAGACTTGTCAAATCCCAACGCTCCCGATTCGTCTCTCCACGCTGCCATCCACCTGATGGATTCAGCGTTAGGGCGGCCGATTCGCAGTTGGCAATTCAGCGGACAACCATTGATTTCCATCGGCCGGGCCGACGATCGTGACGTACAAATCAGCGATCCTTACGTTTCGCGCAATCATGCGGAACTGCGGAATCAATGCGGCCAATGGTCGCTGGTCTCGTTAGGACGCCATGGCGTTATCGTGCAAGGCGAAACCATTGCCGAAATACCCATTCAAGGCGAAACCACTTTTCGTCTTGGCTCCAGCGGCCCCACATTGCGTTTCGATCCCCGCGCCCCGCACGCAGACAATCGCAT
Above is a window of Pirellulales bacterium DNA encoding:
- a CDS encoding FHA domain-containing protein; translated protein: MADLSNPNAPDSSLHAAIHLMDSALGRPIRSWQFSGQPLISIGRADDRDVQISDPYVSRNHAELRNQCGQWSLVSLGRHGVIVQGETIAEIPIQGETTFRLGSSGPTLRFDPRAPHADNRMTMMFDSTVGENMFELDHSKLQREVAEIADGDYFLELQRRAQQLRQQRQ